A window of Haloarchaeobius litoreus contains these coding sequences:
- a CDS encoding carbohydrate kinase family protein produces the protein MPRVLTAGHVNWDVTLRVDRLPEPDGESRISSLRSSGGGSAANVAVALSGLNVDTGLVGSVGDDENGLLARRELDEAGVDLDGLLTVPDGQTAVKYLLVDEQGEVAVLGNDGANEAVTPEDVDPDYVRAADHVHLTSQRPDTAASLAETASEAGVRVSFDPGRRLADRDFSAALDAADILFLNDREAESVLESEYPGSEFDDRVLVVKRGSDGAVVHTPGGTYEHPGFGVDPVDTTGAGDAFAAGFVAALLESEDYERAVEHGNACGALAAAEEGARAAPTASELRAFLGEAF, from the coding sequence GTGCCGCGGGTGCTCACTGCGGGCCACGTCAACTGGGACGTGACCCTCCGCGTCGACCGCCTGCCCGAACCCGACGGCGAGTCACGCATCAGTTCGCTGCGCTCCTCCGGCGGCGGGAGCGCGGCCAACGTCGCCGTCGCGCTCTCCGGGCTGAACGTCGACACCGGACTCGTCGGGAGCGTCGGCGACGACGAGAACGGGCTGCTCGCCCGGCGCGAACTCGACGAGGCCGGCGTCGACCTCGATGGCCTGCTGACCGTCCCCGACGGCCAGACCGCCGTGAAGTACCTGCTCGTCGACGAGCAGGGCGAGGTGGCGGTGCTCGGCAACGACGGCGCGAACGAGGCCGTCACGCCCGAGGACGTGGACCCCGACTACGTCCGCGCGGCCGACCACGTCCACCTGACGAGCCAGCGCCCCGACACCGCGGCGTCCCTCGCCGAGACCGCCTCGGAGGCCGGCGTCCGCGTCAGCTTCGACCCGGGCCGCCGGCTCGCCGACCGGGACTTCTCGGCCGCGCTCGACGCCGCGGACATCCTGTTCCTGAACGACCGCGAGGCAGAGAGCGTGCTCGAATCGGAGTACCCCGGCTCGGAGTTCGACGACCGCGTGCTCGTCGTCAAACGCGGCAGCGACGGCGCGGTCGTCCACACGCCCGGCGGGACCTACGAGCACCCCGGCTTCGGCGTCGACCCCGTCGACACGACCGGCGCGGGCGACGCCTTCGCGGCGGGGTTCGTCGCCGCGCTGCTCGAATCGGAGGACTACGAGCGCGCCGTCGAGCACGGTAACGCCTGCGGTGCGCTCGCCGCCGCCGAGGAGGGCGCTCGCGCCGCGCCGACGGCGTCCGAGCTGCGGGCCTTTCTGGGCGAGGCGTTCTGA
- a CDS encoding DUF63 family protein — protein MVLAGAELPPLLYAVPLVLAFLGVVALLWAVHPPVTDWTAVAFVPWMLTGAILHVLYVLDVYPASIEPLFGTLTVYITTATAAGLVWILMTFLAAVRQHFHADRGLGTVGTGFGVTFVMFAILTSVESGTFTPFWSVIGAVIAAIVAAIAWVLLSLRYTEVAAKAGRTGAIVVFAHTLDGITTAIGYDHLGGGERVVLSKYILQAGEQLPTYDAIGAGWLFVLVKVLLALVVVAAFKEYIDEQPRHGRLALTFVAAVGLGPGLHNLLLFMVSSDVTAADVPLAIAHVAGVA, from the coding sequence ATGGTACTTGCAGGGGCAGAGCTACCGCCGCTTCTCTACGCGGTGCCGCTCGTGCTCGCCTTCCTCGGGGTGGTGGCGTTGCTCTGGGCGGTCCACCCGCCCGTCACGGACTGGACAGCGGTCGCCTTCGTCCCGTGGATGCTCACGGGGGCGATCCTCCACGTCCTCTACGTCCTGGACGTCTACCCCGCCTCCATCGAACCCCTGTTCGGTACGCTCACCGTCTACATCACGACGGCGACGGCCGCGGGACTCGTCTGGATACTGATGACGTTCCTCGCCGCGGTCCGCCAGCACTTCCACGCCGACCGCGGACTTGGCACCGTGGGCACCGGCTTCGGCGTGACGTTCGTCATGTTCGCCATCCTCACGTCGGTCGAGAGCGGGACGTTCACGCCGTTCTGGTCGGTCATCGGTGCCGTCATCGCGGCCATCGTCGCGGCCATCGCCTGGGTGCTGTTGAGCCTGCGCTACACCGAGGTCGCCGCCAAGGCCGGCCGGACCGGCGCAATCGTCGTCTTCGCGCACACGCTCGACGGCATCACGACCGCCATCGGCTACGACCACCTCGGCGGTGGCGAGCGCGTCGTCCTCTCGAAGTACATCCTGCAGGCGGGCGAACAGCTCCCGACGTACGACGCCATCGGCGCGGGCTGGCTGTTCGTCCTCGTGAAGGTGCTGCTGGCGCTCGTCGTCGTCGCGGCGTTCAAGGAGTACATCGACGAGCAGCCGCGCCACGGCCGACTCGCGCTGACGTTCGTCGCCGCGGTCGGACTCGGCCCCGGCCTGCACAACCTGCTGCTGTTCATGGTCTCGAGCGACGTGACGGCCGCCGACGTGCCGCTCGCAATCGCACACGTCGCGGGGGTGGCCTGA
- a CDS encoding ribose 1,5-bisphosphate isomerase yields MTDVHPDVADIADDIATMEIRGAAAIANAAAGALATQARESDANSPAAFRGELRQAAKTLYETRPTAVSLPNALRFVMADVSGDTVAELQESAVASAEAFQRELDQAQERLGEVGANRLRDGDVVMTHCHSTDALSCVKAALDQGKHIEAIVKETRPRKQGHITAEELREWGVPVTLVVDSAARRYLDRVDHVVVGADSIAADGSVINKIGTSGLAVNARDRGVPIMVGAQTIKLHPDTLTGHTVEIEMRDESEVLGGAERERIQGDPDGFTVENPAFDVTPPRYVDAIVTERGQFPPESIVVLMRELFGRDTDRPWEA; encoded by the coding sequence ATGACCGACGTACATCCGGACGTTGCCGACATCGCCGACGACATCGCCACGATGGAGATCCGCGGTGCGGCGGCCATCGCGAACGCGGCCGCCGGGGCGCTCGCGACCCAGGCCCGCGAGTCCGACGCGAACTCGCCCGCGGCGTTCCGCGGGGAGCTCAGGCAGGCGGCGAAGACGCTGTACGAGACGCGACCGACGGCGGTGAGCCTGCCGAACGCGCTCCGGTTCGTGATGGCGGACGTGTCAGGCGACACCGTCGCGGAGTTGCAGGAGTCGGCGGTTGCCAGCGCCGAGGCGTTCCAGCGCGAGCTCGACCAGGCACAGGAGCGCCTCGGCGAGGTCGGCGCGAACCGCCTTCGCGACGGCGACGTGGTGATGACCCACTGCCACTCGACGGACGCGTTATCGTGCGTGAAGGCGGCGCTCGATCAGGGCAAGCACATCGAGGCCATCGTGAAGGAGACCCGCCCGCGCAAGCAGGGCCACATCACCGCCGAGGAACTGCGCGAGTGGGGCGTCCCCGTCACGCTCGTCGTCGACAGCGCGGCGCGCCGCTACCTCGACCGTGTCGACCACGTGGTCGTCGGCGCGGACTCCATCGCTGCCGACGGGAGCGTCATCAACAAGATCGGTACGTCGGGGCTGGCGGTGAACGCCCGGGACCGCGGCGTCCCCATCATGGTCGGCGCACAGACCATCAAGCTCCACCCGGACACGCTGACGGGCCACACCGTCGAGATCGAGATGCGCGACGAGTCGGAGGTCCTCGGCGGGGCCGAGCGCGAGCGCATCCAGGGCGACCCCGACGGCTTCACCGTCGAGAACCCGGCGTTCGACGTGACGCCGCCGCGATACGTCGACGCCATCGTCACCGAGCGCGGACAGTTCCCACCCGAGAGCATCGTCGTGCTCATGCGCGAACTGTTCGGCCGCGACACGGACCGCCCGTGGGAGGCGTGA
- the deoC gene encoding deoxyribose-phosphate aldolase, with protein sequence MNREEFAASIDHTVLGPETTLDDVERVLDEAAEYGMNACIPPCYVEEANDYAPDVTVATVIGFPHGNNTPEVKRDEGVDAWDNGADELDVVINVGRLKSGNAGAVHDELEELVAAVPVPVKVIIETALLTADEKHAACKAAADADAEMVKTSTGFADGGAEVADVELMSEYLPVKASGGVGSWAEAKAMFDAGAVRIGASSGVAIVEDFEESE encoded by the coding sequence ATGAACCGCGAAGAGTTCGCCGCGAGCATCGACCACACAGTGCTCGGCCCGGAGACGACGCTGGACGACGTCGAGCGCGTCCTCGACGAGGCCGCCGAGTACGGGATGAACGCCTGCATCCCGCCGTGCTACGTCGAGGAGGCCAACGACTACGCACCCGACGTGACCGTCGCGACGGTCATCGGCTTCCCGCACGGCAACAACACGCCCGAGGTGAAGCGCGACGAGGGCGTCGATGCCTGGGACAACGGCGCGGACGAGCTGGACGTGGTCATCAACGTCGGCCGGCTGAAGAGTGGGAACGCGGGCGCGGTCCACGACGAGCTGGAGGAGCTGGTCGCCGCGGTGCCGGTGCCGGTGAAGGTCATCATCGAGACGGCGCTGCTGACGGCGGACGAGAAGCACGCCGCCTGCAAGGCCGCCGCGGACGCCGACGCCGAGATGGTGAAGACCTCGACCGGCTTCGCCGACGGCGGCGCGGAGGTCGCGGACGTCGAGCTGATGAGCGAGTACCTCCCCGTGAAGGCGAGCGGCGGTGTCGGCTCGTGGGCGGAGGCGAAGGCGATGTTCGACGCCGGCGCGGTGCGAATCGGCGCGTCCAGCGGCGTCGCTATCGTCGAGGACTTCGAAGAAAGCGAGTAG
- a CDS encoding PGF-CTERM sorting domain-containing protein — protein MRTHSRALLALALAALLVTSTVGAVAVGGSSLSALNDTQEQDDLESADEIYVEDDGDAVLVYRDDTSGSGTGHYGADLSEGLFHVFLNDTMDEAPEDNVSGDASFELTPESMTGDGSFAMDTPDSIEDLSFDASAEQTRENAQGSVSFDGTFTSESGTASTGTSMVESLSTEGSMTTTGSTFSTDGSVSATFSEDPGVDEMQFAFTLEEREDSYVLSGEQDYVVGSYSADSWNTRESARRSLESQFGLVARQLDGDVSVTVESHSFDSDTNRVDMAYTVEFTGVDEAVSEQLTTSLASSQQMNLSESEAEELAERIQSVELTELSASVDVTSEEASASWSVQIDDYDEASLAMLDIMAASEMSSEQLNLEESRARIEAQSAADLQRTYTWSGSVSSPDGNTAEVEFSADYGTENWATYVEELESRGVEWSGSTEFSASARTENGELTAEMSATFAQEELVSGAIDSMLQSSEGTGSDQSRAMLEAFQQSEFETAKMDVSMEDRTVTFEAGASFDNVSAFRDVLEEEYGDDINVASAYGEMDDGESVSYVRLSGAVSGDASESDVRELAVVGDETEVFMPGDWDPDEREFPEMDTQEARNYLNVDDDGGGLLGGMPGFGPAVALVALVALALFGRRRAE, from the coding sequence ATGCGAACACACAGCCGCGCACTCCTCGCACTCGCGCTCGCCGCCCTGCTCGTCACGAGCACGGTCGGCGCAGTCGCGGTGGGGGGCTCCTCGCTGTCCGCCCTGAACGACACGCAGGAGCAAGACGACCTGGAATCGGCAGACGAAATCTACGTCGAGGACGACGGTGACGCCGTCCTCGTCTACCGCGACGACACGAGCGGCTCCGGCACCGGCCACTACGGTGCCGACCTCTCCGAGGGCCTGTTCCACGTGTTCCTCAACGACACGATGGACGAGGCACCCGAGGACAACGTCTCCGGCGACGCCTCGTTCGAACTCACGCCCGAGTCCATGACGGGCGACGGTTCGTTCGCCATGGACACGCCCGACTCCATCGAGGACCTCTCCTTCGATGCCTCGGCCGAGCAGACCCGCGAGAACGCCCAGGGCTCCGTCTCGTTCGACGGGACGTTCACCAGCGAGTCCGGGACGGCCTCGACGGGCACCTCGATGGTCGAGTCCCTCTCGACCGAGGGCTCGATGACGACGACCGGGAGCACGTTCTCGACCGACGGCTCCGTCAGCGCGACGTTCTCCGAGGACCCCGGCGTCGACGAGATGCAGTTCGCGTTCACGCTCGAGGAGCGCGAGGACAGCTACGTCCTCTCCGGCGAGCAGGACTACGTCGTCGGCTCCTACAGCGCCGACTCGTGGAACACCCGCGAGAGCGCCCGTCGGAGCCTCGAGTCGCAGTTCGGGCTCGTCGCCCGCCAGCTCGACGGTGATGTCTCCGTCACCGTCGAGTCGCACTCGTTCGACAGCGACACCAACCGGGTCGATATGGCCTACACGGTCGAGTTCACCGGCGTGGACGAGGCCGTCTCCGAGCAGCTGACGACCTCCCTCGCCTCCTCCCAGCAGATGAACCTCTCGGAGAGCGAGGCCGAGGAACTCGCCGAGCGGATCCAGTCCGTCGAGCTGACCGAGCTCTCCGCGTCCGTCGACGTGACGAGCGAGGAGGCCAGCGCGAGCTGGTCGGTCCAGATCGACGACTACGACGAGGCCTCGCTCGCGATGCTCGACATCATGGCGGCCTCCGAGATGAGCAGCGAGCAGCTGAACCTCGAGGAGAGCCGTGCACGCATCGAGGCCCAGTCCGCAGCCGACCTCCAGCGGACGTACACCTGGAGCGGCTCGGTCTCATCGCCCGACGGGAACACCGCGGAGGTCGAGTTCTCCGCCGACTACGGGACCGAGAACTGGGCGACCTACGTCGAGGAGCTCGAGAGCCGGGGCGTCGAGTGGTCCGGCAGCACCGAGTTCTCCGCGAGCGCCCGGACCGAGAACGGCGAGCTGACCGCGGAGATGTCCGCCACCTTCGCCCAGGAGGAACTCGTGAGCGGTGCCATCGACAGCATGCTCCAGTCGAGCGAGGGCACCGGGAGCGACCAGTCCCGCGCCATGCTCGAGGCGTTCCAGCAGTCCGAGTTCGAGACGGCCAAGATGGACGTCTCGATGGAGGACCGCACCGTCACCTTCGAGGCCGGCGCGAGCTTCGACAACGTCTCCGCCTTCCGCGACGTGCTGGAGGAGGAGTACGGCGATGACATCAACGTCGCCAGTGCCTACGGCGAGATGGACGACGGCGAGTCCGTGAGCTACGTCCGACTCTCCGGTGCCGTCTCCGGCGACGCCAGCGAGTCCGACGTGCGCGAGCTCGCGGTCGTCGGCGACGAGACGGAGGTCTTCATGCCCGGCGACTGGGACCCCGACGAGAGGGAGTTCCCCGAGATGGACACCCAGGAGGCACGGAACTATCTGAACGTCGACGACGACGGCGGTGGCCTGCTCGGCGGCATGCCCGGCTTCGGTCCGGCCGTCGCGCTCGTCGCGCTCGTCGCACTCGCACTGTTCGGCCGCCGTCGCGCCGAATAA
- a CDS encoding tRNA (N(6)-L-threonylcarbamoyladenosine(37)-C(2))-methylthiotransferase: protein MARYHIETYGCTSNRGESRQIESALRDAGHYRVDGPEQADVAILNTCTVVEKTERNMLRRAKELESETADLIVTGCMALAQGEEFRDEAVDAQILHWDDVPTAVTNGECPTPGPGVEPVLDGVVGILPIARGCMSDCSYCITKQATGKIESPSVEENLEKARALVHAGARELRITGQDTGVYGWDTGERKLHTLLDRICTEIDGEFRVRVGMANPKGVHGIREELAAVFAEHDELYDFLHAPVQSGSDDVLGDMRRQHQVSEYLEVVEAFDDALDYWTLSTDFIVGFPTETEADHAQSMALLRETRPEKINVTRFSKRPGTDAAEMKGLGGQTKKDRSKAMSELKMAVVGDAYAAMVGETKTDCLVVEQGTGDSVKCRDSAYRQIIVRNATEHGLEPGDFVDLEVTGQNTVYAFGTPV, encoded by the coding sequence ATGGCCCGATACCACATCGAGACGTACGGCTGTACCTCCAACCGGGGTGAGAGCCGACAGATCGAGTCGGCGCTCCGCGACGCGGGACACTACCGCGTCGACGGCCCCGAGCAGGCCGACGTCGCGATACTGAACACCTGTACGGTAGTCGAGAAGACGGAGCGGAACATGCTCCGTCGGGCCAAAGAACTCGAATCGGAGACGGCGGACCTCATCGTCACGGGCTGCATGGCGCTGGCCCAGGGCGAGGAGTTCCGCGACGAGGCGGTCGACGCCCAGATCCTCCACTGGGACGACGTGCCGACCGCTGTCACGAACGGCGAGTGCCCGACGCCCGGCCCCGGCGTGGAGCCGGTGCTCGACGGCGTCGTCGGTATCCTCCCCATCGCCCGGGGCTGCATGAGCGACTGCTCGTACTGTATCACGAAGCAGGCGACGGGCAAGATCGAGTCGCCGTCGGTCGAGGAGAACCTCGAGAAGGCACGCGCGCTGGTCCACGCCGGCGCGAGGGAGCTCCGCATCACCGGGCAGGACACCGGTGTCTACGGCTGGGACACGGGCGAGCGCAAGCTGCACACGCTGCTCGACCGCATCTGCACAGAGATAGACGGCGAGTTCCGCGTCCGCGTCGGCATGGCGAACCCGAAGGGCGTCCACGGCATCCGCGAGGAGCTGGCCGCCGTGTTCGCCGAACACGACGAGCTGTACGACTTCCTCCACGCGCCGGTGCAGTCCGGGAGCGACGACGTGCTCGGCGACATGCGCCGCCAGCACCAGGTCTCGGAGTACCTGGAGGTCGTCGAGGCGTTCGACGACGCGCTCGACTACTGGACACTCAGCACGGACTTCATCGTCGGCTTCCCCACCGAGACAGAGGCCGACCACGCACAGAGCATGGCGCTGCTGCGCGAGACGCGCCCCGAGAAGATCAACGTCACGCGGTTCTCGAAGCGCCCCGGCACCGACGCCGCCGAGATGAAGGGCCTGGGCGGGCAGACGAAGAAGGACCGCTCGAAGGCGATGTCCGAGCTGAAGATGGCGGTCGTCGGCGACGCCTACGCGGCGATGGTCGGCGAGACGAAGACGGACTGCCTCGTCGTCGAGCAGGGGACCGGCGACTCGGTGAAGTGCCGCGACTCGGCGTACCGGCAGATCATCGTCCGGAACGCCACCGAGCACGGCCTCGAACCCGGCGACTTCGTCGACCTCGAGGTGACCGGGCAGAACACCGTCTACGCCTTCGGGACGCCGGTCTGA
- a CDS encoding competence/damage-inducible protein A has protein sequence MQVAILTVGDEVLAGETTNTNAAWLAEELTGRGVTVTRILTVPDDEAVIAEWVREFSAGFDAVVVTGGIGGTPDDVTVEAVARAFDRPMVVREDQRERLVRRAEAFREANPDLAADYEFDVDFDAVASLPEGARTLVTDESWAPGCVVANVYVLPGIPEEMRAMFAVVADEFAGDRTSETVYTPTPEGALGGALGVVRERFDVAVGSYPAPVDEPGRIRVSGSDPDAVAAAVAWLRDHVETCEPPE, from the coding sequence ATGCAGGTCGCCATCCTGACCGTCGGCGACGAGGTGCTCGCCGGCGAGACGACGAACACGAACGCCGCGTGGCTCGCCGAGGAGCTGACCGGGCGCGGCGTCACCGTCACACGCATCCTCACGGTGCCCGACGACGAGGCGGTCATCGCCGAGTGGGTCCGCGAGTTCTCCGCGGGGTTCGACGCCGTCGTCGTCACCGGCGGCATCGGCGGCACGCCCGACGACGTGACCGTCGAGGCCGTCGCCCGGGCGTTCGACCGGCCGATGGTCGTCCGCGAGGACCAGCGCGAGCGATTGGTACGGCGGGCCGAGGCCTTCCGCGAGGCGAACCCCGACCTCGCCGCCGACTACGAGTTCGACGTGGACTTCGACGCGGTGGCGTCGCTCCCCGAGGGGGCCCGCACGCTGGTGACCGACGAGAGCTGGGCCCCCGGCTGTGTCGTCGCGAACGTCTACGTCCTGCCAGGCATCCCCGAAGAGATGCGGGCGATGTTCGCCGTCGTCGCCGACGAGTTCGCCGGCGACCGGACCAGCGAGACGGTGTACACGCCGACACCGGAGGGCGCACTCGGCGGCGCGCTCGGTGTGGTTCGCGAGCGGTTCGACGTGGCCGTCGGGAGCTACCCCGCACCGGTCGACGAACCGGGGCGGATCCGAGTGTCGGGGTCGGACCCGGACGCGGTCGCTGCGGCAGTCGCGTGGCTCCGGGACCACGTCGAGACCTGCGAGCCGCCGGAGTAG
- a CDS encoding cation diffusion facilitator family transporter gives MDDRRQTVRRVGAVVLLANVALALAKGAVYVESGSLAVGSEAVNSLSDSVYSLVVLVGLYLTTQPPDFEHPHGHERIEPFVSLFVAAGIFAAGVLVFWQSSTTLLAGDIAVHATPAGIGVLAGSAVLKIGLYRYCLTRGSDANSPALVATALDNRNDVLTALAALVGVLGSAAGYPVLDPLAAALVSLGILWTGVEIVRDNVNYLVGGAPPDDLRAEIVERATAHPEVEGVHDVVAHYVGPEIDVSLHIEVEGDRTLFEAHDIESDVVQAIQELPEVDDVFVHIDPKELGEWKEDEEAERLVGNSGE, from the coding sequence ATGGACGACCGCCGACAGACCGTCCGCCGGGTCGGAGCCGTCGTGCTGCTCGCCAACGTCGCGCTGGCGCTGGCGAAGGGCGCGGTGTACGTCGAGAGCGGGAGTCTCGCGGTCGGCTCCGAGGCGGTCAACAGCCTCTCGGACTCCGTCTACAGCCTCGTCGTCCTCGTCGGGCTCTACCTGACGACCCAGCCGCCGGACTTCGAGCACCCTCACGGCCACGAGCGCATCGAGCCGTTCGTCTCGCTGTTCGTCGCCGCCGGTATCTTCGCCGCCGGTGTCCTCGTCTTCTGGCAGTCGAGCACCACGCTGCTGGCCGGTGACATCGCCGTCCACGCGACGCCGGCCGGTATCGGCGTGCTCGCGGGCTCCGCTGTGCTCAAGATCGGGCTCTACCGCTACTGTCTGACACGGGGCTCGGACGCGAACTCCCCGGCGCTGGTCGCAACGGCGCTCGACAACCGCAACGACGTGCTCACGGCGCTGGCTGCACTCGTCGGCGTCCTCGGTTCGGCCGCGGGCTACCCGGTGCTCGACCCGCTGGCGGCCGCGCTCGTCTCGCTCGGTATCCTCTGGACGGGCGTCGAGATCGTCCGCGACAACGTCAACTACCTCGTCGGCGGCGCGCCGCCGGACGACCTGCGTGCGGAGATCGTCGAACGTGCCACTGCCCATCCCGAGGTCGAGGGCGTCCACGACGTCGTCGCCCACTACGTCGGCCCGGAGATCGACGTGAGCCTCCACATCGAGGTCGAGGGCGACCGGACCCTGTTCGAGGCCCACGACATCGAGAGCGACGTGGTGCAGGCCATCCAGGAACTCCCCGAGGTCGACGACGTGTTCGTCCACATCGACCCGAAGGAACTCGGCGAGTGGAAGGAGGACGAGGAGGCGGAGCGACTGGTCGGCAACTCCGGGGAGTGA
- a CDS encoding HIT family protein — MDQVFAPWRIDWVERDGTDDIDGCPFCELPDRDADREYRIVARNEAAFVILNNYPYNPGHAMVIPYEHTGDFRDLDDETLLAHGRLKQRTFDALDEAMGPDGYNAGLNLGGGAAGGSIDDHLHTHVVPRWQGDTNFMPVVGDTKVIVEAVSETYERLHEAFAAQDGAVVDGDETAVLFPEDGSE, encoded by the coding sequence ATGGACCAGGTGTTCGCGCCGTGGCGCATCGACTGGGTCGAACGCGACGGCACCGATGACATCGACGGCTGCCCCTTCTGTGAACTCCCCGACCGGGACGCCGACCGCGAGTACCGCATCGTCGCCCGGAACGAGGCTGCGTTCGTCATCCTGAACAACTACCCGTACAATCCGGGCCACGCGATGGTCATCCCGTACGAGCACACCGGGGATTTCCGGGACCTCGACGACGAGACGCTGCTGGCACATGGACGGCTGAAGCAGCGCACGTTCGACGCGCTCGACGAGGCGATGGGCCCGGACGGCTACAACGCCGGGCTGAACCTCGGCGGCGGCGCGGCAGGCGGCTCCATCGACGACCACCTCCACACCCACGTCGTCCCGCGGTGGCAGGGCGATACGAACTTCATGCCGGTCGTCGGCGACACGAAGGTCATCGTCGAGGCGGTCTCGGAGACCTACGAGCGGCTGCACGAGGCGTTTGCCGCACAGGACGGCGCGGTCGTCGACGGCGACGAGACGGCGGTGCTGTTCCCCGAGGACGGCTCCGAGTGA